A section of the Myxococcus virescens genome encodes:
- a CDS encoding GNAT family N-acetyltransferase produces the protein MLLATVSIDLRAATAADDPFLFALYASTRESELAAWGWAPAQRDAFLRMQWVAQSHDWAARHPRADHQVVCLQGQPVGRLLVAKDAAAWRVVDIALLPAHQGRGVGTRLLTQVRDEAGKAGVPLRLRVLRTNPARRLYERLGFEVDAEPPEEAAAPYVAMTWNPAPRQD, from the coding sequence ATGCTGCTCGCCACCGTGTCCATCGACCTGCGCGCCGCGACGGCTGCGGACGACCCCTTCCTCTTCGCGCTGTACGCCAGCACCCGGGAGTCCGAGCTCGCGGCCTGGGGTTGGGCGCCCGCACAGCGCGACGCCTTCCTCCGCATGCAGTGGGTGGCGCAGTCGCACGACTGGGCCGCCCGCCATCCTCGCGCCGACCACCAGGTGGTGTGTCTCCAAGGCCAACCCGTGGGGCGCCTGCTGGTCGCGAAGGACGCGGCGGCGTGGCGGGTGGTGGACATCGCCTTGTTGCCCGCGCACCAAGGCCGCGGCGTGGGGACCCGGCTGCTGACCCAGGTGCGGGACGAGGCCGGGAAAGCAGGCGTCCCCCTCCGGCTGCGAGTGCTACGAACCAACCCCGCGCGCAGGCTGTACGAGCGCCTGGGCTTCGAGGTGGACGCCGAGCCTCCCGAGGAGGCCGCCGCCCCTTACGTCGCCATGACGTGGAACCCCGCACCACGTCAGGACTGA